From a region of the Mucilaginibacter auburnensis genome:
- a CDS encoding alpha/beta hydrolase, with amino-acid sequence MGFLQIPGLGTVHFHEYGTGSKPLLAFHGYGMTGRQFHVLERSIIKEYNVYGFDHFFHHESRLDNWTEKQILQGMPRAMVRQYVEEWFKLYGRQRFSVMAYSIGANIGLILVEEFPDLIDEVILMAPDGLSVFKGFYFLQHQPFGRWLFNRLTKSKWMAVALLKNLLRVGFIDKPLFDIAYSEIDTPKKRLDVYYTLNLIRTLVPDTEKVTALINQYKIKCVLIFGEDDNLFTYKSAEPFINKLENPIIHKVKLGHWLVIPALDDYLVKFEQQRSLEKGANKNQAQTQ; translated from the coding sequence ATGGGCTTTTTACAAATACCCGGACTGGGTACAGTACATTTTCATGAGTACGGAACAGGCAGCAAACCCTTACTGGCCTTTCATGGTTATGGAATGACGGGCAGACAATTCCATGTATTGGAGCGTTCTATAATAAAAGAGTACAACGTATACGGCTTCGACCATTTTTTTCACCACGAAAGCCGCTTAGATAACTGGACCGAAAAACAAATTTTACAGGGCATGCCGCGCGCCATGGTGAGGCAATATGTTGAGGAATGGTTTAAGCTTTATGGCAGACAGCGATTCTCGGTAATGGCCTACTCCATTGGCGCCAACATAGGGCTTATATTGGTAGAAGAGTTTCCCGACCTGATAGATGAAGTTATCCTGATGGCTCCCGATGGCCTCTCCGTATTTAAAGGCTTTTACTTTTTACAGCACCAGCCGTTTGGCAGATGGTTGTTTAACAGACTTACCAAAAGCAAGTGGATGGCGGTGGCCTTACTTAAAAACCTTTTGCGCGTTGGTTTTATTGATAAGCCGCTTTTTGATATTGCTTATAGCGAGATAGATACACCTAAAAAACGCCTGGATGTGTACTACACGCTAAATTTGATACGCACGCTGGTGCCCGATACCGAAAAAGTAACAGCATTGATAAACCAATACAAAATAAAATGCGTTTTAATATTTGGTGAGGATGATAATTTGTTCACCTACAAAAGCGCGGAACCTTTTATAAACAAATTGGAGAATCCAATAATACATAAAGTTAAACTGGGACACTGGTTAGTAATACCTGCACTTGACGATTATTTGGTTAAATTTGAACAACAGCGTTCCTTAGAAAAAGGCGCTAATAAAAATCAGGCTCAAACACAGTGA
- a CDS encoding HesB/IscA family protein gives MSIAVEAAPVSFTEGAVKELHKLRDQQEVGEDFGLRVGVEGGGCAGMNYVLGFDQMKDGDKEYFIDGIRVFMHKAHGMYLAGMQIDFQNGLNARGFTFSNPNAASTCGCGTSFSV, from the coding sequence ATGAGTATAGCCGTAGAAGCAGCACCGGTAAGTTTTACAGAAGGTGCAGTTAAAGAATTACATAAGTTAAGAGATCAACAGGAAGTTGGCGAAGATTTTGGCTTACGTGTTGGCGTAGAGGGAGGTGGTTGTGCCGGTATGAATTACGTTTTAGGCTTTGACCAAATGAAAGATGGCGATAAAGAGTACTTTATTGATGGTATACGTGTATTTATGCACAAAGCGCATGGGATGTACCTTGCAGGTATGCAAATAGATTTTCAGAATGGTTTGAACGCACGTGGCTTTACTTTCAGTAACCCTAATGCCGCAAGTACCTGTGGTTGCGGTACTTCATTCTCCGTATAA
- a CDS encoding glycosyltransferase has translation MIYIIAATLLFIILRFTVTLFNFISDPKLRRVNRRYTDLVSILIPVRNESRQILTLLESIYRQDYSNYEVIILDDDSDDDTFNLCKTFCDTHTNFRLIKGKKLEAGWTGKNFACHQLALAARGDFLLFLDADEQVNNGLINTAIYRMYQYKLGLLSVFANASMLSTGELAVVPLQHYLLLGLLPLRLVYLIKNHSIATASGQFMLFDAQSYREHKWHQKVKEKVVEDTEIMRMVKAAGYRGETLLANGMLSSRMYTGFSEAIGGFSKNVLSVFNYNIIWFLIYILLTITGPMVVFISLNIPIILFMVALIILSRIMSSFSAGQNPVWNVVLHPVQMLSLTAISFIAIQKYLTHTLTWKGRRV, from the coding sequence GTGATCTACATAATAGCGGCAACTTTATTGTTCATTATACTGCGCTTTACAGTTACACTGTTCAATTTTATATCAGACCCTAAACTGCGAAGGGTTAACCGCCGCTATACTGATCTTGTTTCTATCCTAATACCTGTTCGTAACGAATCCCGGCAGATACTTACCTTACTTGAATCAATTTACCGGCAGGACTACAGCAATTATGAGGTAATTATACTGGATGATGATTCGGACGACGACACCTTTAACCTCTGCAAAACCTTTTGCGATACCCATACCAACTTCCGCCTCATCAAGGGTAAAAAACTGGAAGCGGGCTGGACCGGTAAAAACTTTGCCTGTCACCAATTGGCTTTGGCTGCACGCGGAGATTTCCTGTTATTTTTAGATGCAGATGAGCAAGTTAATAATGGTTTAATTAATACAGCAATTTACCGCATGTACCAATACAAGCTGGGTTTACTCAGCGTATTTGCCAATGCCAGCATGCTCAGCACAGGCGAACTTGCAGTTGTGCCTTTGCAGCATTACCTATTGTTAGGATTATTACCGCTACGTCTGGTATACCTCATCAAAAACCACTCAATTGCTACTGCCAGCGGGCAATTTATGCTATTCGACGCACAAAGTTACCGCGAGCACAAATGGCACCAAAAGGTTAAGGAAAAGGTTGTAGAAGATACCGAAATTATGCGCATGGTAAAAGCAGCCGGATACCGCGGTGAAACCTTATTAGCCAATGGAATGTTGAGCAGCCGAATGTATACCGGTTTTTCAGAGGCAATTGGCGGGTTCAGCAAAAATGTGCTATCCGTATTTAATTATAACATCATTTGGTTTTTGATCTATATACTGTTAACCATTACAGGCCCTATGGTAGTATTCATATCGCTTAATATTCCTATCATCCTTTTTATGGTGGCTTTGATCATTCTCAGCCGCATCATGAGTTCATTTTCGGCAGGTCAAAACCCGGTTTGGAATGTAGTTTTACATCCGGTTCAAATGCTAAGCTTAACGGCTATATCATTTATCGCCATTCAAAAATACTTAACCCACACCCTCACCTGGAAAGGCAGAAGGGTGTAA
- a CDS encoding 4-hydroxy-3-methylbut-2-enyl diphosphate reductase: protein MGAYNLQVSIDKDSGFCFGVIYAIDMAEDILEQDGYLYCLGDIVHNDEEVTRLKEKGLRIIEHSALKDLHNEKVLIRAHGEAPETYRTALENNITLIDASCPVVLKLQNRIKTSFDAKEKILIFGKHGHAEVIGLQGQTNNEALVFQDIEELDNVELPQKITLYSQTTKSTDKFYKIKDELLSRGYELNANDTICRQVSNRDKDLPEFAKKYNKIVFVSGVKSSNGKVLFEVCRKHNPDTYFISSVAELNPSMFKPGDTIGIAGATSTPMWLMELVKAELESY from the coding sequence ATGGGAGCATATAATTTACAGGTTAGTATAGATAAAGATTCGGGCTTTTGCTTTGGCGTAATTTACGCTATTGATATGGCCGAAGATATTTTAGAACAAGACGGCTACCTGTATTGCCTGGGCGATATTGTGCATAACGATGAGGAGGTGACCCGCTTAAAAGAGAAAGGCCTTCGCATTATTGAGCACTCGGCTTTGAAAGATCTGCATAATGAAAAGGTATTGATCCGCGCACATGGTGAGGCTCCCGAAACTTACCGCACCGCGCTTGAAAATAACATTACCTTAATAGATGCTTCTTGCCCGGTGGTATTGAAGCTGCAAAACCGTATTAAAACATCATTTGACGCAAAAGAGAAGATCCTGATTTTCGGCAAACATGGTCATGCGGAGGTAATAGGTCTGCAAGGGCAAACTAATAACGAGGCTTTGGTTTTTCAGGATATTGAAGAGCTGGATAATGTGGAACTTCCGCAGAAAATTACCCTGTATAGCCAAACCACTAAAAGCACAGATAAGTTTTACAAAATAAAGGATGAATTGTTGAGCCGCGGCTATGAGTTGAATGCGAATGATACCATTTGCAGGCAGGTTTCCAACCGCGACAAAGATTTGCCTGAGTTTGCTAAGAAATATAATAAGATAGTTTTTGTATCGGGGGTTAAATCATCAAACGGCAAGGTGTTGTTTGAAGTTTGCCGCAAGCATAACCCCGACACTTATTTTATATCATCTGTAGCAGAACTCAATCCGTCAATGTTTAAGCCCGGCGATACCATTGGTATTGCGGGTGCTACTTCAACACCTATGTGGCTGATGGAATTGGTAAAGGCTGAGCTGGAATCATATTAA